A section of the Pseudomonas sp. FP453 genome encodes:
- a CDS encoding TenA family transcriptional regulator, with amino-acid sequence MIDTFNRTGPLMEASSYPAWAQQLIQDCSESKRRVVEHELYQRMRDNTLSAKTMRHYLIGGWPVVEQFALYMAQNLTKTKFARHPGEDMARRWLMRNIRVELNHADYWVHWARAHGVSLEELQAQNVPPELHALSHWCWHTSSADSLIVAVAATNYAIEGATGEWSAVVCSTGVYAAAFPEEDRKRAMKWLKMHAQYDDAHPWEALEIICTLAGMNPTKALQAELRQAVCKSYDYMYLFLESCMRLEKEKAPAVVRERQVRVASEA; translated from the coding sequence GTGATCGACACATTCAACAGAACCGGCCCGCTAATGGAAGCCTCGAGTTACCCCGCCTGGGCGCAGCAATTGATCCAGGACTGTAGTGAGAGCAAGCGTCGCGTTGTCGAACACGAACTGTACCAGCGCATGCGTGATAACACGCTCAGCGCCAAGACCATGCGCCATTACCTGATCGGTGGCTGGCCGGTGGTTGAACAGTTTGCCTTGTACATGGCACAGAACCTCACCAAGACCAAGTTTGCCCGTCATCCTGGGGAGGATATGGCGCGGCGTTGGCTGATGCGCAATATTCGCGTGGAGTTGAACCACGCCGATTATTGGGTGCATTGGGCGCGCGCCCATGGCGTCAGCCTCGAGGAGTTGCAGGCGCAGAACGTTCCGCCTGAATTGCACGCCTTGAGCCACTGGTGCTGGCACACCAGCTCAGCCGACTCGTTGATCGTGGCCGTGGCCGCGACCAACTACGCCATCGAAGGGGCGACGGGGGAGTGGTCTGCCGTGGTGTGTTCGACCGGTGTCTACGCGGCCGCCTTCCCCGAGGAAGACCGCAAGCGTGCGATGAAGTGGTTGAAGATGCATGCCCAGTACGATGACGCCCACCCGTGGGAAGCGCTGGAAATCATCTGCACCCTGGCCGGCATGAACCCGACCAAGGCCCTGCAGGCAGAGCTGCGCCAGGCCGTGTGCAAGAGCTACGACTACATGTACCTGTTCCTGGAAAGCTGCATGCGCCTGGAGAAAGAGAAAGCGCCAGCGGTGGTGCGTGAGCGCCAGGTGCGCGTCGCCAGCGAAGCGTGA
- a CDS encoding ABC transporter ATP-binding protein, with amino-acid sequence MHEPAQRTDRLTWAEIRRLALRHKKSLWIANGVAVLATLCSVPIPLLLPLLVDEVLLGHGDAALKVMNHALPLGWQKAAGYIGLMLLVTLCLRCGALVFNVVQARLFARLAKDIVYRIRVRLIERLKRISLGEYESLGSGTVTTHLVTDLDTLDKFVGETLSRFLVAMLTLVGTSAILVWMHWQLALLILLFNPLVIYATVQLGKRVKHLKKLENDSTSRFTQALTETLDAIQEVRAGNRQGFFLGRLGQRAQEVRDYAIHSQWKTDASSRASGLLFQFGIDIFRAAAMLTVLFSDLSIGQMLAVFSYLWFMIGPVEQLLNLQYAYYAAGGALTRINELLARADEPQYAGGEDPFIGQETVGIEVRGLDFGYGEDLVLDQLNLAIAPGEKVAIVGASGGGKSTLVQLLLGLYTPQAGSIRFGGATQQEIGLETIRENVAVVLQHPALFNDTVRANLTMGRTRSDQACWQALEIAQLDATVKALPMGLDSVVGRSGVRFSGGQRQRLAIARMVLAEPKVVILDEATSALDAATEYNLHQALARFLSGRTTLIIAHRLSAVKQADRVLVFDGGHIAEDGDHQQLIAEGGLYAKLYGHLQQVR; translated from the coding sequence GTGCATGAACCCGCTCAACGCACTGATCGGCTGACCTGGGCGGAAATTCGCCGCCTGGCCCTGCGTCACAAGAAATCCCTGTGGATCGCCAATGGCGTCGCCGTGCTGGCGACGCTGTGCAGCGTGCCCATTCCGTTGTTATTGCCCTTGCTGGTGGACGAAGTCCTACTGGGCCACGGTGATGCCGCGCTGAAGGTGATGAACCACGCGCTGCCGCTGGGCTGGCAGAAAGCCGCCGGTTACATCGGCCTGATGCTGCTGGTGACCTTGTGCCTGCGCTGCGGTGCGCTGGTGTTCAACGTGGTGCAGGCGCGGTTGTTTGCGCGGCTGGCCAAGGACATCGTCTATCGCATCCGCGTCCGCCTGATCGAACGGCTCAAGCGCATTTCCCTCGGTGAATACGAAAGCCTGGGCAGCGGCACGGTGACCACGCACCTGGTCACCGACCTGGACACCCTCGACAAGTTTGTCGGTGAAACCCTCAGCCGCTTCCTGGTGGCCATGCTTACCCTGGTCGGCACGTCCGCGATCCTGGTGTGGATGCATTGGCAGCTGGCGCTGCTGATCCTGTTGTTCAACCCGTTGGTGATCTACGCCACCGTGCAGTTGGGCAAGCGCGTCAAACACTTGAAGAAACTGGAAAACGACAGCACCTCGCGGTTTACCCAGGCGCTGACCGAAACCCTCGATGCCATCCAGGAAGTGCGGGCGGGCAACCGCCAGGGCTTTTTCCTCGGGCGCCTCGGCCAGCGTGCCCAGGAAGTGCGTGACTACGCGATCCATTCGCAGTGGAAAACCGACGCCTCCAGCCGTGCCAGTGGCCTGCTGTTCCAGTTCGGCATCGACATCTTCCGTGCGGCGGCGATGCTCACGGTGTTGTTTTCCGACCTGTCCATCGGCCAGATGCTCGCGGTGTTCAGCTACCTGTGGTTCATGATCGGCCCGGTGGAACAGCTGCTCAACCTGCAATACGCCTACTACGCGGCGGGCGGCGCGCTGACGCGGATCAACGAGCTGCTGGCGCGGGCCGACGAACCGCAATACGCCGGGGGGGAAGACCCGTTCATCGGGCAGGAAACCGTGGGTATCGAAGTGCGCGGCCTGGATTTCGGCTACGGCGAAGACCTGGTGCTCGACCAGTTGAACCTGGCCATTGCGCCGGGGGAGAAGGTCGCGATTGTCGGTGCCAGCGGCGGCGGCAAAAGTACCCTGGTGCAACTGTTGCTCGGGCTGTACACGCCCCAGGCCGGCAGTATCCGTTTTGGCGGTGCAACCCAGCAGGAAATCGGCCTGGAGACCATTCGCGAGAACGTCGCCGTGGTGCTGCAACACCCAGCCTTGTTCAACGACACCGTGCGCGCCAACCTGACCATGGGCCGTACCCGCAGCGATCAAGCCTGCTGGCAGGCACTGGAAATTGCCCAGCTGGATGCTACCGTCAAGGCTCTGCCGATGGGCTTGGACAGTGTGGTGGGGCGTTCCGGCGTACGTTTTTCCGGTGGGCAGCGGCAACGCCTGGCGATTGCGCGCATGGTGTTGGCGGAGCCGAAAGTGGTGATCCTCGATGAGGCGACCTCGGCCCTCGACGCGGCCACCGAGTACAACCTGCACCAGGCGCTGGCGCGGTTTCTCAGTGGGCGTACTACACTGATCATCGCCCACCGCTTGTCGGCGGTTAAGCAGGCAGATCGAGTGTTAGTGTTTGACGGCGGTCACATTGCCGAGGATGGCGACCATCAGCAGCTGATTGCCGAGGGTGGGTTGTACGCCAAGCTCTATGGGCATTTGCAACAAGTACGTTGA
- a CDS encoding GGDEF domain-containing protein, translating to MKTPTQTHAIDFDSAKLQRLGFGQPSVLARRPTTVAQLRQQLSMHLQTSLEPERILGVFFREIQRLVPLDALQYRHEASDLRLEFGHRGHHSVSYALSHEGEHLGELVFRRNQRLQEEELGQLESLLATLLYPMRNALLYRAATRSALLDPLTETGNRIAMDQTLQREIDMARRHLTPLSLLMLDIDHFKVINDTHGHTAGDSVLRAVALAIKNQLRNVDMVFRFGGEEFLILLSNTGRDAAAMVGERLRQATQAQDYWADGERIELTVSLGCSTLLAAESAESLLRRADSALYVAKREGRNRLAMAG from the coding sequence ATGAAAACACCGACCCAGACCCACGCCATCGACTTCGACAGTGCCAAGTTGCAACGCCTGGGTTTCGGTCAACCGTCCGTTCTGGCCCGCCGCCCCACCACGGTCGCCCAGTTGCGCCAGCAGTTGAGCATGCACTTGCAGACCAGCCTGGAGCCCGAACGCATCCTCGGCGTGTTCTTTCGCGAGATCCAGCGCCTGGTCCCCCTCGATGCCCTCCAGTACCGCCACGAAGCCAGCGACCTGCGCCTGGAATTCGGCCATCGCGGTCATCATTCGGTGAGCTACGCATTGAGCCATGAAGGTGAGCATCTGGGTGAGCTGGTGTTCCGCCGCAACCAGCGCTTGCAGGAAGAAGAACTGGGCCAGCTCGAATCCTTGCTGGCCACCCTGCTCTACCCGATGCGCAACGCCTTGCTTTACCGCGCAGCCACCCGCAGCGCCCTGCTCGATCCGCTGACGGAAACCGGCAACCGCATCGCCATGGACCAGACCCTGCAACGGGAAATCGACATGGCCCGCCGGCACCTGACCCCGCTGTCCCTGCTGATGCTGGACATCGATCACTTCAAGGTCATCAACGATACCCACGGCCACACCGCCGGCGACAGCGTGCTGCGCGCCGTGGCGCTGGCCATCAAGAACCAGCTGCGCAACGTCGATATGGTGTTCAGGTTTGGCGGGGAAGAGTTTCTGATCCTGCTGTCCAACACCGGCCGGGATGCGGCGGCGATGGTCGGCGAGCGCCTGCGCCAGGCGACACAGGCCCAGGATTATTGGGCGGACGGGGAAAGAATCGAACTGACGGTAAGCCTGGGTTGCTCGACCCTGCTGGCCGCAGAATCGGCCGAAAGCCTGCTGCGCCGGGCCGACAGCGCCTTGTACGTGGCCAAGCGCGAAGGTCGCAACCGCTTGGCAATGGCGGGGTGA
- a CDS encoding ATP-binding protein gives MVEALRGLGYNTQTALADIIDNSVAAEATEVKIEFAWSQAGSRITCLDNGVGMSAAGLDLAMRLGERNPLEERTASDLGRFGLGLKTASFSQCRRLTVSTLGADGLQSLRWDLDYLANSPDGGWHLLEGPHPGSEEYTTPLSEAGRGTLVLWEELDRIITAGSTVQDFLNLADKVEQHLGMVFHRYLEGTRPRLKILLNGQVVKPWDPFMTEHPGKPYNPPVFKHPTLKGIEAECHVLPHKDMLSSEDFEVLAGPEGWTAQQGFYVYRNERLLVAGSWLGLGTGRSWTKDEAHRLARIRLDIPNSADADWKIDIRKSTARPPVYLRDWLTRLAEATRGRARRAFAHRGRPTLLGNKQVVEAWKVERLASGIRYRIDSDHPAIRDVLDDAGALLPQIKAMLRVIEETVPVQRIWIDTAENRDTPCTGFEKTASSEVSEILMVMYRSMIEKKGYSASSAREQLRTTEPFHSFPSLVNALPDNL, from the coding sequence ATGGTCGAGGCACTTCGAGGATTGGGTTATAACACCCAGACGGCACTAGCAGACATTATCGATAATAGTGTTGCTGCGGAGGCCACGGAGGTCAAAATCGAGTTCGCTTGGTCTCAGGCTGGATCTCGAATTACCTGCCTCGACAACGGTGTAGGGATGTCAGCGGCCGGACTTGATCTTGCCATGAGATTGGGTGAGCGAAATCCACTGGAAGAAAGGACAGCGTCCGATCTCGGTCGATTCGGATTGGGCCTTAAGACGGCTTCATTTTCTCAGTGTCGCAGACTAACCGTTTCGACTCTCGGTGCGGACGGTCTGCAGTCCTTGCGCTGGGATCTTGATTATCTTGCCAATAGTCCCGACGGCGGCTGGCATCTCTTGGAAGGCCCGCACCCCGGCTCTGAAGAATATACGACGCCGCTTTCGGAGGCCGGCCGTGGGACTCTTGTCCTATGGGAGGAGCTAGATCGGATTATTACTGCTGGAAGCACTGTTCAGGACTTCCTCAACTTGGCTGATAAGGTCGAGCAGCACCTTGGGATGGTTTTCCACCGATATTTGGAAGGTACCCGGCCGCGCCTCAAAATTTTGCTCAATGGTCAAGTGGTGAAGCCCTGGGACCCCTTTATGACGGAGCATCCCGGGAAACCCTACAATCCTCCCGTATTCAAGCATCCGACTCTCAAGGGGATCGAGGCGGAATGCCATGTTCTGCCGCACAAGGACATGCTTTCAAGTGAGGACTTCGAAGTGTTGGCTGGCCCTGAGGGCTGGACCGCTCAGCAGGGATTTTATGTCTACCGCAACGAGCGTCTTCTCGTTGCAGGCAGTTGGTTGGGGTTGGGTACGGGCAGGTCTTGGACAAAAGACGAAGCCCACAGGCTGGCGAGAATTCGTCTGGACATACCCAACTCTGCCGATGCGGACTGGAAAATCGATATCCGCAAATCCACTGCTAGACCACCGGTTTACCTCCGAGACTGGTTGACCCGCCTTGCTGAAGCTACACGTGGGCGTGCACGCCGCGCATTTGCCCATAGAGGAAGGCCCACCTTGTTGGGCAATAAACAGGTTGTCGAAGCCTGGAAGGTCGAGCGCCTCGCCAGCGGAATACGTTACCGGATCGATAGTGATCACCCTGCAATACGAGATGTACTGGATGATGCGGGGGCGCTGCTTCCGCAGATCAAGGCGATGTTGCGAGTTATAGAAGAGACGGTCCCTGTTCAGAGAATATGGATCGATACAGCGGAAAACAGAGATACGCCCTGCACTGGCTTTGAGAAGACTGCGTCCAGCGAAGTCAGTGAGATATTAATGGTTATGTACCGCAGCATGATCGAAAAGAAGGGGTATTCCGCCTCTTCTGCAAGAGAACAGCTTCGGACAACGGAGCCTTTCCATTCGTTTCCGTCACTGGTTAATGCCCTGCCTGACAATCTTTAA
- a CDS encoding rhodanese-related sulfurtransferase translates to MTQPIVVAALYKFVTLEDYVALREPLLQAMVDNGIKGTLLIAEEGINGTVSGSREGIDGLMAWLKNDPRMVDIDHKESYCDDQPFYRTKVKLKKEIVTLGVEGVDPNKKVGTYVDPQDWNALISDPEVLLIDTRNDYEVSIGTFEGAIDPKTTSFREFPDYIKANFDPAKHKKVAMFCTGGIRCEKASSYMLSEGFDEVYHLKGGILKYLEEVPQEETKWQGDCFVFDNRVTVRHDLSEGDYDQCHACRTPISVEDRASEHYVAGISCPHCWDKLPEKTRRSAIDRQKQIELAKARNMPHPIGFNYKQSPSEA, encoded by the coding sequence ATGACTCAACCGATTGTCGTGGCGGCACTGTATAAGTTCGTCACCCTCGAAGACTACGTCGCCCTGCGCGAGCCACTGCTGCAGGCGATGGTCGATAACGGCATCAAAGGCACCTTGCTGATCGCTGAAGAAGGCATCAATGGCACCGTGTCCGGCAGCCGCGAAGGCATTGACGGCCTGATGGCCTGGTTGAAGAACGACCCACGCATGGTCGATATCGACCACAAAGAGTCGTACTGCGACGACCAGCCGTTCTACCGCACCAAGGTCAAGCTGAAGAAAGAGATCGTGACCCTGGGCGTCGAAGGCGTCGATCCCAACAAGAAAGTCGGCACTTACGTTGATCCGCAGGATTGGAACGCGTTGATCAGCGACCCGGAAGTGCTGTTGATCGACACCCGCAACGACTACGAAGTGTCGATCGGCACCTTTGAAGGCGCAATCGACCCGAAAACCACCAGTTTTCGCGAATTTCCCGACTATATCAAAGCCAACTTCGACCCGGCCAAGCACAAGAAAGTCGCCATGTTCTGCACCGGCGGCATTCGTTGCGAGAAAGCGTCGAGCTACATGCTCAGCGAAGGCTTCGATGAGGTCTACCACCTCAAGGGCGGCATCCTGAAGTACCTCGAAGAGGTGCCGCAGGAAGAAACCAAGTGGCAGGGCGACTGCTTTGTTTTCGACAATCGCGTGACCGTGCGCCACGACTTGAGCGAAGGCGACTACGATCAATGTCATGCCTGCCGCACACCGATCAGCGTTGAAGACCGCGCGTCCGAGCATTATGTGGCGGGCATCAGTTGCCCACATTGCTGGGATAAGCTGCCGGAGAAGACCCGCCGTAGCGCAATCGACCGGCAGAAGCAGATTGAACTGGCCAAGGCCCGCAATATGCCGCACCCGATTGGCTTCAACTACAAGCAATCACCTTCCGAGGCCTGA
- a CDS encoding LysR family transcriptional regulator, whose translation MNLRTLRTFVEVVRQGGFSQAAEVVSLTQSTVSKAVKTLEDELGMPLLNRLGHRNELTAAGEMTYRRALVLLAEHNDLLAEINDLRGLKRGVLRIGLPPVGCGVLFAAMFATYRRRYPDIEIELTEYGSKKLRECLEAGEVDLAALLLPVDEAFDYQPVRNEPLMAVLPVDHPLARRTRIDFTDLADSPFILFEAGFALNAKILAACERKGVTPRVAARSGQIDFIVDLVSAGLGVAFLPRMLAHKHQHAGIALIPLDEPHTDWHIALAWRASAHLPPAARAWLDLAKEQAPLPVDPL comes from the coding sequence ATGAACCTCAGAACGCTGCGCACCTTTGTCGAAGTCGTGCGCCAGGGCGGTTTTTCCCAGGCCGCTGAGGTGGTGTCCCTGACGCAATCCACGGTCAGCAAAGCGGTCAAGACCTTGGAAGACGAACTGGGCATGCCGCTGCTCAACCGTCTCGGGCACCGCAACGAGCTGACCGCCGCAGGTGAAATGACCTACCGCCGCGCCCTGGTCTTGCTCGCCGAGCACAACGACCTGCTGGCCGAGATCAACGACTTGCGCGGCCTCAAGCGTGGCGTGCTGCGCATCGGCTTGCCGCCGGTGGGGTGTGGCGTGCTGTTCGCGGCGATGTTTGCGACCTACCGTCGACGTTATCCCGACATTGAAATCGAACTCACCGAATACGGCAGCAAAAAGTTGCGGGAATGCCTGGAAGCGGGGGAGGTCGACCTGGCAGCGCTGCTGCTGCCGGTGGATGAAGCCTTTGACTACCAGCCGGTGCGCAACGAACCCTTGATGGCCGTGTTGCCGGTGGACCACCCGCTGGCGCGACGCACACGCATCGACTTCACTGACCTTGCCGACTCACCCTTCATCCTGTTCGAAGCCGGCTTCGCCCTGAACGCCAAGATCCTCGCCGCCTGCGAACGCAAAGGCGTCACCCCGCGCGTCGCCGCTCGCAGCGGGCAGATCGACTTTATCGTCGACCTGGTCTCCGCCGGCCTGGGCGTTGCCTTCCTGCCGCGCATGCTGGCGCACAAGCACCAACACGCCGGCATCGCCCTGATCCCCCTGGACGAACCCCACACCGACTGGCACATCGCCCTGGCCTGGCGCGCCAGCGCCCACCTGCCGCCAGCTGCACGGGCCTGGCTGGACCTGGCCAAAGAGCAGGCACCTTTACCCGTTGATCCGCTTTAA
- a CDS encoding DsbA family protein, which yields MCSWCWGFAPVAEALVEQARAGGVDVHLVVGGLRTGSGAALEPTTRRYILEHWQAVTDATGQPFKREGALPDGFVYDTEPACRAIVTARSLAPDCAWTLLGLIQRAFYVEGRDVTLASVLVELAEQAGIPRIEFAGAFDRAEQHVATAADFTWVQDLGIAGFPTLLAERNGQLALLTNGYQPLSELSPLLGRWLERATCA from the coding sequence ATGTGTTCCTGGTGCTGGGGGTTCGCCCCGGTGGCCGAAGCGCTGGTGGAGCAGGCCCGCGCTGGCGGTGTGGACGTGCACCTGGTGGTGGGCGGCTTGCGCACCGGCAGCGGTGCGGCGCTGGAGCCGACGACCCGGCGCTACATCCTTGAACACTGGCAGGCCGTCACCGACGCCACCGGCCAGCCGTTCAAGCGCGAAGGCGCCTTGCCCGACGGTTTTGTCTACGACACCGAGCCTGCGTGCCGCGCCATCGTCACCGCACGCAGCCTGGCGCCGGATTGTGCGTGGACCTTGCTCGGGCTGATCCAGCGTGCCTTTTATGTCGAGGGCCGCGACGTGACCCTCGCCAGCGTGCTGGTGGAGCTGGCCGAGCAGGCGGGCATCCCGCGTATCGAGTTTGCCGGCGCGTTCGACCGTGCCGAGCAGCACGTCGCGACCGCCGCCGATTTCACCTGGGTGCAGGACTTGGGCATCGCCGGTTTCCCGACACTGCTGGCCGAGCGCAATGGTCAGCTGGCGTTGCTGACCAACGGTTATCAGCCGCTGTCCGAGCTGTCGCCGCTGTTGGGCCGATGGCTGGAGCGAGCAACCTGTGCATGA
- a CDS encoding DNA cytosine methyltransferase yields MSRSSPIQIVDLFAGPGGLGEGFSSHSGLNGATFEIKVSAEMEGSARSTLRLRAFYRLLKNNQPEALEDYYNFCETADVLEPYTARSFDAWKHADNEAQLLELGTEEGNLRLDKILASRLDETRPWVLIGGPPCQAYSIVGRARNRGKADYRAENDHRHFLYREYLRIIQKKRPAVFVMENVKGILSSQVAGEQMFPQILRDLADPDAAFGESSNGPKYRICSLVADDVYESGAEPNSIEPTNYIIKAEEYGVPQARHRVILLGISEEYFDRVGDHKLSPASGPTIDQTIGSLPPLRSTLTRLKDSPDAWEGVVRQHLNELGHECLKLVSDAPERLVLATKLGILANSYESRGMNSGGLRVLKKDAWNGVTGSHLDDWLPDSRLKYWLNHEARGHMTSDLRRYVYAAAFADTYKDSPKGHLDFNLPGLAPDHKNWTSGKFSDRFRVQRAGIPSTTITSHIAKDGHYFIHYDPRQCRSLTVREAARLQTFPDNYFFLGNRTQQFHQVGNAVPPLLARQIADVVARIVEGGKSA; encoded by the coding sequence ATGAGTCGTAGCTCCCCCATTCAGATAGTAGATCTCTTCGCCGGTCCTGGCGGCCTTGGAGAGGGGTTCTCCTCTCATTCGGGCCTAAATGGTGCAACCTTCGAGATCAAGGTATCGGCCGAGATGGAGGGTTCCGCTCGCTCCACCCTCCGTCTTCGGGCTTTCTATCGGCTGTTAAAAAATAACCAGCCTGAAGCCCTTGAAGATTATTACAACTTTTGCGAAACGGCTGATGTTTTGGAACCCTATACCGCTAGGAGTTTCGATGCTTGGAAGCATGCCGATAACGAGGCTCAGCTCTTGGAGCTGGGAACTGAAGAGGGCAACCTTAGGCTCGACAAAATCCTTGCAAGTCGACTTGATGAGACTAGGCCGTGGGTGCTGATCGGTGGCCCTCCATGTCAGGCGTACTCAATTGTAGGTCGAGCTAGAAATCGTGGTAAGGCAGATTATCGCGCAGAAAACGATCATCGACATTTTCTGTATCGTGAATATCTGAGAATTATTCAGAAAAAAAGACCCGCAGTTTTCGTCATGGAAAACGTGAAAGGTATCCTTTCATCGCAGGTTGCTGGCGAGCAGATGTTTCCACAGATCTTACGGGACTTGGCAGATCCTGATGCGGCGTTTGGTGAAAGCAGCAATGGACCGAAGTATAGAATCTGTTCTCTTGTCGCCGATGACGTGTATGAAAGTGGGGCTGAGCCGAACAGTATCGAGCCAACCAATTACATTATTAAGGCTGAGGAGTACGGCGTTCCTCAAGCTAGACATCGAGTCATACTTCTTGGTATATCCGAAGAGTATTTTGATAGAGTTGGCGATCATAAGCTGTCGCCTGCGTCGGGTCCGACGATAGACCAGACGATAGGGAGCCTACCGCCACTGCGTAGTACTCTCACTCGGCTCAAAGACTCTCCGGATGCATGGGAAGGCGTTGTACGACAGCATTTAAATGAGCTGGGGCATGAGTGCCTGAAGCTTGTAAGTGATGCTCCTGAAAGACTAGTCCTGGCAACCAAGCTTGGAATACTAGCCAACAGTTATGAAAGTCGCGGCATGAATTCCGGTGGCTTGAGGGTATTGAAGAAAGACGCTTGGAATGGAGTAACAGGAAGCCATCTCGATGATTGGTTACCGGATTCGAGACTGAAGTATTGGCTCAATCACGAGGCAAGGGGGCACATGACATCCGATTTGAGAAGGTATGTATACGCTGCGGCTTTTGCCGATACTTACAAGGATTCTCCCAAGGGACATCTGGACTTCAACCTTCCAGGGCTTGCGCCGGATCACAAAAATTGGACTAGTGGGAAGTTCAGCGATCGTTTTCGAGTTCAGAGAGCGGGTATACCCTCCACAACAATAACCAGCCACATCGCGAAGGATGGTCATTACTTTATTCATTACGATCCTAGACAATGTCGAAGCTTGACTGTGCGAGAGGCGGCAAGACTGCAGACTTTTCCCGATAACTATTTCTTTCTTGGCAATAGGACACAACAGTTTCATCAGGTGGGTAATGCGGTTCCACCACTCTTAGCCCGTCAGATTGCAGATGTTGTTGCACGGATTGTTGAAGGCGGAAAAAGCGCCTAG
- a CDS encoding very short patch repair endonuclease has translation MDVVDPATRSRLMAGIKGKNTKPELIVRRFLNAHGYRFRLHRRDLPGKPDILLPRLKACIFVHGCFWHRHANCKYAVLPKTRIDFWTKKLESNVARDRKVMEELTDKGWHVITVWECELKNPGSALPALLEHLKDLK, from the coding sequence ATGGACGTCGTTGACCCCGCCACAAGATCCCGTCTAATGGCCGGAATCAAAGGGAAGAACACCAAACCAGAGCTAATTGTCAGACGTTTTCTGAATGCACATGGCTATCGATTTCGACTTCATCGAAGGGATTTGCCCGGAAAACCCGACATTCTACTGCCTCGACTGAAGGCCTGTATATTTGTACATGGTTGTTTCTGGCACCGCCATGCTAACTGCAAGTACGCAGTCTTGCCCAAGACTCGTATCGATTTCTGGACAAAAAAACTGGAATCCAATGTCGCTAGAGATCGAAAGGTCATGGAAGAGTTGACTGACAAAGGTTGGCATGTGATCACGGTTTGGGAGTGCGAACTCAAAAATCCAGGATCCGCACTGCCTGCCTTGCTTGAGCACCTGAAAGATCTGAAGTGA
- the lldD gene encoding FMN-dependent L-lactate dehydrogenase LldD, whose protein sequence is MIISSASDYREAARRKLPRFLFDYIDGGANAEHTMRANGSDLANISLRQRILRNVDNLSLKTTLFGQELALPVILSPVGLTGMYARRGEVQAAKAAANKGIPFCLSTVSVCPIEEVAAQSPQAIWFQLYVLKDRGFMRNALERAQAAGVTTLVFTVDMPTPGSRYRDAHSGMSGPFAASRRMLQAVTKPQWAVDVGLLGRPHDLGNISKYLGKPTHLEDYIGWLANNFDPSISWNDLEWIRDFWKGPMIIKGILDPQDAKDAVSFGADGIVVSNHGGRQLDGVLSTAKALPPIAEAVGDDLTVLVDSGVRSGLDVVRMLALGAKACLLGRSTVYALAADGQHGVENLLDIFAKEMRVAMTLTGVTSIDQIDHTTLVSQ, encoded by the coding sequence ATGATCATTTCGTCCGCTTCCGATTACCGTGAAGCCGCCCGCCGCAAGCTGCCGCGCTTTCTGTTCGATTACATCGACGGTGGCGCCAACGCTGAGCACACGATGCGCGCCAACGGCTCGGACCTGGCGAATATCAGCCTGCGTCAACGCATCCTGCGCAATGTCGACAACCTGAGTCTCAAGACCACGCTGTTTGGCCAGGAACTGGCGCTGCCGGTGATCCTCAGCCCCGTGGGCCTGACGGGCATGTATGCGCGTCGCGGCGAAGTGCAAGCGGCCAAGGCGGCGGCGAACAAGGGTATTCCCTTCTGCCTGTCCACCGTGTCGGTGTGCCCGATTGAAGAAGTGGCCGCGCAAAGCCCGCAGGCGATCTGGTTCCAACTCTATGTGCTCAAGGACCGCGGCTTCATGCGCAACGCCCTGGAGCGGGCGCAAGCCGCCGGGGTCACCACGCTCGTGTTCACCGTGGACATGCCCACGCCAGGCTCACGCTACCGGGATGCGCACTCGGGCATGTCCGGCCCCTTCGCCGCGTCGCGGCGCATGCTGCAGGCGGTCACCAAGCCGCAATGGGCTGTGGATGTCGGGTTGCTGGGCCGCCCCCATGACCTGGGCAACATCTCCAAATACTTGGGCAAACCCACCCATCTGGAAGACTACATCGGCTGGCTGGCCAACAACTTCGACCCATCGATCAGCTGGAACGACCTGGAGTGGATCCGCGATTTCTGGAAGGGTCCGATGATCATCAAGGGCATCCTCGACCCGCAGGACGCCAAGGACGCCGTGAGTTTCGGCGCGGATGGCATCGTGGTCTCCAACCATGGCGGCCGGCAACTGGACGGCGTGCTGTCCACCGCCAAGGCACTGCCGCCGATTGCCGAGGCCGTCGGTGATGACCTGACGGTATTGGTGGACTCGGGCGTACGCTCCGGGCTCGACGTGGTGCGCATGCTCGCCCTCGGGGCCAAGGCGTGCCTGCTGGGACGCTCCACCGTCTACGCCCTGGCCGCCGACGGCCAGCACGGCGTGGAAAACCTGCTGGATATCTTCGCCAAGGAAATGCGCGTGGCCATGACACTGACCGGCGTGACCTCGATCGATCAGATCGACCACACGACATTGGTGAGCCAGTAG